In Amphiura filiformis chromosome 2, Afil_fr2py, whole genome shotgun sequence, one DNA window encodes the following:
- the LOC140137510 gene encoding cytochrome P450 27C1-like, with protein sequence MISGDVLPENVDFFNAIRTLTEVTIYLLMLPLKWHRKFQSKPYVRTMEAWGKIFTLSKIYVTEKLRELSQRAVRGEAVNDGSFIAFLMIQDKLSPEEIYSNMTELLTASVDTTSTTTLWCLHLLSKNPHVQEKLHEEVMRVLPEDVNPTRDQINNMPYLKAVIKETLRLFPITQGTARVLPKDLIIRNYHIPAGTAVQTFFYGSGNDTSIFEHAAEFKPERWLDGSCKNLGFASQPFGFGTRMCLGRRLAEQEMYLIMSQISRRFIIEPTKDNIDHVCKVLIIPDQPLELKFIDRK encoded by the exons ATGATTTCTGGCGATGTCCTTCCAGAGAATGTCGATTTCTTCAATGCAATCAGAACTCTCACTGAAGTCACAATATATTTGCTCATGCTCCCGCTTAAGTGGCATCGGAAATTTCAATCAAAACCGTACGTTCGCACCATGGAAGCATGGGGAAAGATATTCACATTAT CCAAAATCTATGTTACAGAAAAGTTGAGGGAACTTTCGCAGCGAGCTGTTCGAGGAGAAGCAGTGAATGATGGGAGTTTCATAGCTTTTCTCATGATTCAGGATAAACTCAGTCCAGAGGAAATCTACAGTAATATGACAGAATTGCTCACAGCATCAGTGGATACT ACCTCTACGACAACGCTGTGGTGCCTACATCTGCTCTCTAAGAACCCACATGTCCAAGAGAAACTCCACGAAGAAGTCATGCGGGTGCTACCAGAAGATGTGAACCCAACGAGAGACCAGATTAACAATATGCCTTACTTGAAAGCAGTAATCAAAGAAACACTCAG ATTGTTTCCAATCACTCAGGGTACAGCACGTGTATTACCAAAGGACCTCATAATAAGGAACTACCACATACCAGCCGGG ACTGCCGTTCAAACATTTTTCTATGGATCGGGAAACGATACATCCATATTTGAACATGCCGCCGAGTTTAAACCTGAGAGGTGGTTAGATGGTAGCTGCAAGAACTTGGGGTTTGCGTCACAACCGTTTGGTTTCGGCACAAGGATGTGCTTAG GTCGCAGACTTGCAGAACAAGAAATGTACCTGATTATGTCACAG ATAAGTCGACGATTCATCATCGAGCCGACCAAAGACAACATTGATCATGTCTGCAAAGTCTTGATTATCCCTGATCAACCACTTGAGCTCAAATTCATCGAtagaaaatga